Within bacterium, the genomic segment GAACGCCGCCCTTGCTGGCGCAATAAGAGGCGGTCCCCGCGTCGCCGACGAGGCCCAGGACGGAGGACATGTTGATAATCGAGCCGCCGCGCTCTTTCATGGCCTCGATGCCGTACTTCGTACCCAGGAAGACGCCGTCGAGGTTGACGCTCAGGAGCCGGCGCCAGCCCTCGAGCGTGTCGGCCTCGACCGTGGTCGTGGCGCCGATGCCGGCGTTGTTCACTACGACGTCGAGGCCGCCGTATCTTTCGAGCGTCTTCGCGATTACGTCGCTCCACTCGGCCTCGGCGGATACGTCGTGCCGGAAGAAGACGGCCTCGCCGCCCGCGGCCCGTATCTCTTCCGCCACCGCTTCGCCGGCCTTCACGTCGACGTCCGTCACGACGACCCGGGCCCCCTCGCGGCCGAGCAGCGTGCAGCACGCCGCGCCGATGCCCATCGCGCCGCCCGTCACGAGCGCAACCTTATCTTTGACTCGAGCCATTCAAATCACCCCTTTAATATCGTTACGACTTCTCGCTCACTATATCATAGGTCCGCCGCCGGGTTATGCCGAGTCGGGCGGCTCCCGCGGCGCCTTGAAAAGG encodes:
- a CDS encoding glucose 1-dehydrogenase; protein product: MARVKDKVALVTGGAMGIGAACCTLLGREGARVVVTDVDVKAGEAVAEEIRAAGGEAVFFRHDVSAEAEWSDVIAKTLERYGGLDVVVNNAGIGATTTVEADTLEGWRRLLSVNLDGVFLGTKYGIEAMKERGGSIINMSSVLGLVGDAGTASYCASKGGVRLLTKSAALHCAKQGYDIRVNSVHPGYIWTPMVENAMKARGDVEGGRAYLESLHPVGRLGEPEDVAYGVLYLASDESKFVTGAELVIDGGYTAQ